The Inediibacterium massiliense genome includes the window CGCAACAGTCAACAAATGAAAATGAAGCTTCTAATCCGGTATCGACTAGCCAGACTAGTATCTTACAACAGGACAGTTATTATCCCTTGAGGTTTACTATTTATGACAATACAGGAAACGAAGTTCAGCAAACTGTTAATGAGGAGCCAAAGAGAATTGTCGTAATTGGGCAGGGCTTTGCAGAGTTAATGATTCACTTTGGAGAAAAAGACAGGATTGTAGGACTGGCCTATCTAGACAACTCCTATTCCAAATATGAGGAGAAGGTCAGACAGCTTCCGCTGATCACAGATATGTGGCCTTCTAAGGAATCTATTATCGCTCTAAAACCGGATTTAATTGTTGCTATGTCTTCGGCATTCACCGATGAACGCCTTGGTGACATTTCATTTTGGAATGAAAGAGGAATTCCTGTTCTTTCAGGTATTAACTATACCAGGGGCCGTACAATTGAAAGCTTTTTTGACGACATCAACAATTTGGGAGCGGTACTAAATATTAGTGATAAAACAGATACCTTTATAGAGGATCAGAAAATGCGAATTAAAGCTATTCAGGACAAGGTTTCACAGGCAACAAATAAGCCACGGGTTTTGCTGTTTGCTGGTGGTCAAAATGATACTTACTACTATTATGGTCCTACCCTCTGTGTCATTGATGAAATGGTAGAAGGCGCAGGCGGTGAATACATAAAAGTATCAAAGGATACTTATGTAGAAATGTCTGCCGAATCGATCCTTTCCATTAATCCTGATAAAATTATTGTCACCGAATTCCAAAAATCTGATAGCCATGTAGCAAAGCATTTATTACTTGACAATTCAAGCCTAAAAAACGTTACTGCTATTCAAAAAGGTAATGTAATGGTGGCTGATTATACGAATGCCGTTCGCGGAAGCCTTGATCTTGCGGATTTATATGAGGATGTTGCCGAGTTTGTTCATCCCGAATTGTTTAAGGAGGAATAATCATGGTTTCAGCACAAAAAGGAGAAAAAAAGAATATCACTCAAACTTTTAGAGGTAGTTCACAAAAGCGGTCTGCGTTCTCAATAATTTGTATCATTTTGCTAGCTGCTATCGTTGTATCGGGCGTAATTTCAGTATCTATTGGACAAGTATCTATACCCTTTCAGCAATCCTTTAAGATATTGATACATCAACTGACTGGGTGTCAAATTGGTGATGCTAGTGAGTTGGTAAACGATATGTTTGTGGATATTATTTGGCAAATCCGGTTTCCTAGGGTTTTGTTGGCAATGATTATAGGGGCAGGGCTGGCACTTTGCGGAGTAGTAATGCAGGCTTCTGTACAAAACCCCTTGGCAGACCCCTATATATTAGGAATTTCATCTGGAGGTGTCTTAGGAGCAACCTTTTCAATTATGCTTGGATTTGGGGCTAGAGGAATACTAGGAGAATTCGGGGTTGCGTCATGGGCATTTATTGGTGCGTTGGGTGCAGCATTACTTGTCTTGGGACTTGCCAGTATTGGAGGGAAAACATCTTCTGTCAAGCTAGTTTTAGCGGGAACTGTAATCAATGCCCTATGCAGTGCTTCTTCAAACTTTATCATTTATTTTGCCAAAAACTCAGAGGGTATACGTTCTGTATCCTTTTGGACAATGGGAAGTCTGGCATCAGCAGAATGGGATACTTTGCCTCTTGTGTCTGCGGTGGTAATTGCAGCAATAGTCTTTTTCCTGTTCCAATCAAGAGTGATGAACACTATGCTAATGGGAGAAGAAACCGCAATCACCTTGGGTGTGAATTTAAATTTTTACAGACGGTTGTACATGGTGATTTCCTCCGTGGTAACAGGTATTTTAGTTTCTACCTGCGGAATTATTGGGTTTGTAGGCCTTATCATTCCTCATATTGTACGAAGTGTTGTGGGGTCAGATCATAAACGACTAGTCCCTACGGCGATTCTTTTCGGATCTTTATTTATGATGTGGACAGATGTTTTTGGCAGAACAGTAATTCCAAATGGAGAACTGCCAATTGGAATTGTTACTTCACTTCTTGGTGCACCTGTGTTCATGTATATGTTGATTAAAAAAAGCTATGGGTTTGGAGGGAGATAAATTGAATTTAAAAGCAGATCACATATCAGTCACCTTATCGGGTGTAGATATTGTAAAAGACATCAGCATTAAAGTGGACAATAAACAGTTTGTTGGGATCATTGGACCAAATGGGTGTGGAAAATCCACCTTGCTGAAAAGTATTTATAAAGTTATCAGACCGCAAAAAGGCATTGTCTTTTTAGGAGATAAGGATGTTTTAAAATCATCTGCGCGTGCTATTTCAAAAGATATGGGTGTGGTAGGCCAATTTAATGAATTGAGCTTTGATTTTACTGTCTACGAGATGGTGATGATGGGGAGAACACCACACAAACACTTAATGGAATCTAACAATATAGAGGATTATAGAATAGTAGCCGATGCGTTAGAAAGAGTTAACTTGGGGGAGTATGCGGACAGAAGATATTTAACATTATCTGGTGGTGAAAAACAACGAGTAATATTGGCCAGAGCAATTGCTCAAGAGCCTAAATTGCTAATCCTCGATGAACCGACCAACCATCTGGATATCAAATACCAGCTTCAGATTTTATCTGTTGTAAAATCATTAAATATCGGCGTTCTTGCAGCTCTACATGATCTGTCTATGGCATCTGTTTACTGCGATATTCTTTACGTAGTTAAAGACGGACAGGTCATAGCTTCAGGAACTCCAAAAGCAGTGCTAACGAA containing:
- a CDS encoding ABC transporter substrate-binding protein, producing the protein MLKKTTSILLTIICFTSLAACSQQSTNENEASNPVSTSQTSILQQDSYYPLRFTIYDNTGNEVQQTVNEEPKRIVVIGQGFAELMIHFGEKDRIVGLAYLDNSYSKYEEKVRQLPLITDMWPSKESIIALKPDLIVAMSSAFTDERLGDISFWNERGIPVLSGINYTRGRTIESFFDDINNLGAVLNISDKTDTFIEDQKMRIKAIQDKVSQATNKPRVLLFAGGQNDTYYYYGPTLCVIDEMVEGAGGEYIKVSKDTYVEMSAESILSINPDKIIVTEFQKSDSHVAKHLLLDNSSLKNVTAIQKGNVMVADYTNAVRGSLDLADLYEDVAEFVHPELFKEE
- a CDS encoding FecCD family ABC transporter permease, which encodes MVSAQKGEKKNITQTFRGSSQKRSAFSIICIILLAAIVVSGVISVSIGQVSIPFQQSFKILIHQLTGCQIGDASELVNDMFVDIIWQIRFPRVLLAMIIGAGLALCGVVMQASVQNPLADPYILGISSGGVLGATFSIMLGFGARGILGEFGVASWAFIGALGAALLVLGLASIGGKTSSVKLVLAGTVINALCSASSNFIIYFAKNSEGIRSVSFWTMGSLASAEWDTLPLVSAVVIAAIVFFLFQSRVMNTMLMGEETAITLGVNLNFYRRLYMVISSVVTGILVSTCGIIGFVGLIIPHIVRSVVGSDHKRLVPTAILFGSLFMMWTDVFGRTVIPNGELPIGIVTSLLGAPVFMYMLIKKSYGFGGR
- a CDS encoding ABC transporter ATP-binding protein yields the protein MNLKADHISVTLSGVDIVKDISIKVDNKQFVGIIGPNGCGKSTLLKSIYKVIRPQKGIVFLGDKDVLKSSARAISKDMGVVGQFNELSFDFTVYEMVMMGRTPHKHLMESNNIEDYRIVADALERVNLGEYADRRYLTLSGGEKQRVILARAIAQEPKLLILDEPTNHLDIKYQLQILSVVKSLNIGVLAALHDLSMASVYCDILYVVKDGQVIASGTPKAVLTKELIRQVYEIDCEIYSNPITGDLAIAYLSSNNRY